Below is a genomic region from Granulicella sp. L56.
CCGCATCCACTCCGACTTCCGCCGCGAGGGCGAGCAGCTCCAGTCCTGCAAGACCTTCAACTTCGGCAGCCTCGCCAACTGCGCCCAAACCCTCGTCACCGGCCAGCCCATGCACATCGCCGTCGGCAGCCTCGCTCCGCAGAACGGTATTGCCGCAGGTGCGGCCTTCGTCGAGCACAAAGACTTCGCCAACGAGTGGCGTCTCAACTGGGACCTCGACGCCGTAGCCAGCGGCAACGGTTCCTGGCGTGCGGGTGCTTACCTGAAGGCCTTTCGCCAACCCGGCGGAAAGGTCATCGTCGTCTCCGGTCCCTCAAAAAATATCAATCCTCTCTATCGCACCGCCCCACTCTTCAACCTCTACGCCGAAACCACATCGCTCAATCGCATCTACTTCTATGGCCTCGGCCCCAACACCCTCCCCGCCGATCGAAGCGTCTTCGGCCTCACGCAGACCATCGCCGGAGCCAGTGCCATCTTTCCCTTCGCAGGCAAGACCGGCATCTCGCTCGTCGGCGAACTCAACGGCCGCATCCCCCAGCTACGCGACAACAACGGAGAATCCAGCCCCTCCATTGCAGCGCTCTACAGTGAGTCCACCGCTCCCGGCCTCACCAGTCAACCCGGCTTTCTGCAAGCTGGTGAGGGCCTCCGCATTCGTCCCTCGCTCTTCCACGACTCGCTCCGCCTTAACTATCTGCTCCAATTCCAGCAGTTCGTCGCAATGTCGGATTCGCACTACTCCTTCCGCCGTTGGACGGCCGACTTCGGCCATGAATTTCCTCTCTATCGCAACGTCCGCCTCACCGCAGCCAACGACCAAAACGGCCCCGACAGTTGCTCAACAAGCGCCACCACTACCGCCTGTCCCCATGTCTCACTTACGCAAAACCTCGAAGGCTCCATCGCTGTTCGACTCTTCATGACCGGCTCCATCGCCAACGCCGGAAGCGTCGTCCCCTTCTACTTCGACCCCACCATCGGCGGCTCCGATCTCAACGGCCAGCCCATCCTCGCCAGCTACCCCGACTATCGCTTCCGCGCACCCAACCTTCTACTCCTGCGCGAAACCTTCGAGCACTCTCTCGGCAAACTACCGGCGGGCTTTCTCTTTTCCATCGACGAAGCCAAGGTAGGCATGAACCGCGACGACATCTCCTTCGACCATCTGCGCCACACCTTCACCGCAGGTCTCACCGTCCACGCAGGCGGCCTCCCCGTTGTCTATCTCCTCTTCTCCTGGGGAGGAAACGAAGGCCATCACACCACCGCCTCCATCAGCAACACGCTGCTGGGAGCCTCGGCCCGCCCGTCGCTCTTCTGAAAGACCCGCTCAGATCTTGATAAAGATTTTTCGTCGAAACAGCAGATAGGTAGGCAGCCAGCAAAAAGCGACGAACCCAAGCGAATAAAGCAGCGAAGCGAACGCCGGATAAGGGACCGCGCTCAAAATTCCATTCGCGAGCCAATGCTGAAGATTCATGCCCGGCCGCACAAGGATGCTCCCGATCCCCCCGGCCAGCAACTCCGAAAACACATAAGCTGTAATCGCATTCGTGCCGAAGACTAGCAGCGGAGTAAACCACCCCGACCGCTTCACCGCCTTGGCCTCTCCCTCCGACCGTCCATCAAACATCCAGATCGAGAGCGCCAGCAGCAACAAGCTCAGTCCCACCGCAAACAGCACAAACGAGCTCGTCCAAAGTTTTTTGTTGATCGGGAAAGAGAAGTTCCACACCCATCCCAACACCAGGCAACTGACACCCGCCACAGCAATCCCGCGTATTTTCTCTCCCAGCGCCCGCTGCGTCCGCAGCCAGATACCCGTAAGCAATCCGATCAACGTCGTCGCCAGTGCGGGCAGCGTACTTAGCAGCCCCTCGGGATCACGCGTCCGCTCGTAAAGATGCGAAGCCGCAAAGATGTTGCGGTCGAGCCACGCAACCAGATTGCGATCAGGATCAAGTAAAGGAACATCGCGTCCCGGCGTCCCATATCCCGGCACCGGAACGAACCGCATCAGCGCCCAGTAGCCCACCAGCAGCGCGACCGCAAGCACCAGCTTGTTCTTCCACTTTGGGTTGATTAAATAGAGTGTGGCCACAACGAAGTAGCAGATCGCAATCCGCGGCAGCACACCATAAAACCGCAGCGTATGCCAATGGAAGTGCGGAAAGCTGTTGACCAGCAACCCCAGCAGAAACAGAATCACCGCACGCCGCAGTGTATGTAGAAACAGCGATTGCTTGCTGTCTCCCCGCGCCAGCCGCGACGCCGTCGAGAATACCGTCGAGACGCCGACCAGAAATAGAAAGGTAGGAAACACCAGGTCGGTAGCCGTAAATCCGTTCCAGGCAGAATGCTCAAGCTGCGAGTAAGCTGCCGGGCTCCCATTGTTATTCACCAGAATCATGAAGCCAATGGTCAACCCGCGCAGCAGGTCGATCGACAACAATCGCCCCGGCTTCACCCGCGTCGTAGTCACCTCTTCGCAGCCAACCAGCGCCGTCTTCGTCTCACTCGTCATTTCGATTCTCCTGGCGCCAGATGAAGCTGTCGCGCAATCTCGAGCGCGGCAGCATAGCTATCGCCTTCCGGTGTAGCAGTATAGTGCGTGTGGCCATGGTTCCACCGATCGCCAAACGCGTACCAGTCAATCGGTGCCGCTGGCTCTCCCGTCGAAAGCGACTTCGCCAGCGAGTCGAAGTATATCTTCCATCGCGGCATATAGTAATCGCTTGTCAATCCGGCCCAGTCCTTGTTGCCATATTCATGCAGATGTCCAGCCTCGCTTGCGCTGCGATTTCCCCAGGTCGTCAGAATCGAACGCGCATCGTAGTTCAGCCGCTCGCTCTCCTCTGAAGACGAAGACCAAGGCGCAACATACGAGAGCCATCGCCCCAGCAGGAAATTGCCATCAGACCGCAGCAGATCATCCTGCAGCTTCATGTCGTGAAGCCATTCCGCCGTCAGCCGCGCAAACGCAGCCTTGTCCTTCGCCTCATAGGCAGCGTTGATCAGCGGCAGCAGCCTTCTGCTCTCGTTCGCCATCACCTGCCGACCCACATCCACCACGTCATAGCGATACGTCTCGCTGCTGCGAAGCGCAGGCGCAACCTCAAGCAACTCCGTCAACGCCGGTTGTAGATTCGCAGCTTCATACCGCAACACATCCGGCCCCGGCGATGACGCCCGCTTCGCCGTCAGCAAAGGCTGCGCATTGAACAGCGAGTCCTGCGAAGCATCGCGTTCGCCATGCTTCCTGTTGCCATCCGCACGATAGCCATACGCCGTCTTCAACAATATCTGCCAGGCATTCCGCGCATGAACATCCTCGCCACCATATCGCCGCAGAGCATAATCATTCGTCCAGGCAATAAGATTCACCGGCTCATCATGCCAGACCATCTCCGTATAAAGATCGAACGCATAAGGATTCGTATCCAGCCCTTCCGTAAACAGCGCCGTTCCTGCGATACGGCTACCTGGACGCTTCGCCATCAAAGGAAACCGTACCGCATAGTCATACAAAGGCGCGCCCATCGTCGTCCGTCCGCCAAACTCCCACAGCCCGCCATATAACCACGCAGCTCCACCAAACTGAGCATCCCTGTTGTCCCGTGGAATCCGTCCCTGCTCGATATCGGCGACCAGGATATGTTTGACATCCACTCCCGCTATCAGCTCCGGCGAAGGCGTCTTCTGCCACGCCATCATTAGCCACAGCGCATTCGGATGCGCGCGTTCCAGCGCCTCCTGCACCCGCTTCGCGCCCGCAGCCACAGGAACGTCTCCTGCGCCGCCGCCCTCCTGAAATATCTCCATGTCGTAGATCGTCGTATCGCCATAGAGCTCGCGCTGATGCCGATAGAAAGATTCCGCCAGCTTGGCAAAGTGCGGGTCCCTCGGATCGAGCCAGCCGGGCCGCGTAAATCCGTTCCAATCGCCCTGCGTAATTACATGCGCTCCCGGATTGGCTGCTGCAAAATCCGCTGGAACTATCCCGTAGTATCCCGGCAGCACCGGCGTAATCCCCAGCCGCCGCAGACTCGCGATCAACGCCTTCGCCGACTCCGCCCTCTTCTTCAGCAACTCCATCGAGATCGGCTCGTCGAAGCAGCACATATTTCCCATCAACTGCCAGTTCTGGTGGGCAGGCTGCGTAATCCACCGCCGAATCGCCTCGTCCGAATACCCCGCATCCCGAAACGTCTTGTAAAGCACAAGGTCCGTGCCCCGCTCGATCAACACGGCGTTCGTCCCGCTCATCGCCAGAACATCGATCTCGTGCTGCCACCGCTTCAGCCCCCAGTAGGGAGCGGAGTAGCCATCGACATTTTCATTCAGCGCATAGCGCCACGGATAAAGCGCTGGCCTCTCAATCGGCGTCGCCACAGCAGGCAATCTCAATCCGGCCCGTCCAAGCTGAAGTCCATTGGTCGAAATCTGCAGATGCGCGACATACTTCAGATACCAGTTCACCCCAAACAGCAGCGTAGGGGTAGTGCCAGCCTCCACCCGTATATGTCCGGTCGTCCCTGTAATACGGAAATAGTCCTTATGGTCAGCCCGCGAAACCAGTGCCAGTTGGAACTGCGGAGCAAGCTGCGGCATCAGCCGTTGCAGCACTTCCTCGGCAGGTGCCGTCGTCTGCGCATAGACCCCATCACTCGAAACCAGCAGAAGTACAACCGAACACAAAAGAAGCCGCTTCCAAATCATGGCTCAAATGTATCGGCAAAACCACGTTAGCGCTAACGATTTCTACCGCCGTTCCCGCCACACCTTATAAAGCCCCCAAGCCGCCACCGAGCAGTTGTCCACAATCACCCCATCCAGCAACATCTGCTCGAACTCGTCCACGCTCACCCGCCGCACCACCAGGTCATGCTCCTCCACATCCGGCTCGGCTTCTCCCATCGTCAGCCCCTCCGCCAGAAATACATGCTGCTGCTGATTCATCACTCCATACGCAATCTGCAGCGTCGAAAGATAAGTCATCCTCGCCGCCATCAGCCCAGTCTCCTCGCGCAGTTCCCCCCGCGCCAACTCTTCTGCATCCACCTCTGCTATCTCCCAACCGCCCTGCGGAAACTCAATATGCCGCGCGCCCACCGCATACCGGAACTGCTCGATCAGGTAGACAAACTCCCCTTCCACCGTAGCCTCCAGCGGAATGATGATTGCAGCCGGATCTTTATCCACCACCCCATAGATCCCAAGCTGCCCATTCGTCCGCTCAATCACATCCTCGCGCACCCGCGTCCAACGGTTGCGATAGACCTCCCGGCTGCTGATCGTCCGAATCATGCCACCCTCCAAAACTCCTCACTGCGCGATCGAAATCTCCAGGTGCGACGGATACTGCTCCGAACCATAGATCGTCTCTGTTTCAGTCCGATAAGCCTTCTTCGGGGCCGTCATAATATTCGGCACAAACGTCTGCGGATTGCGATCATACAGCGGAAACCAGCTCGACTGCACCTCAACCATCATCCTGTGCCCCTTCAGGAAAGTATGGTCCACCCCATGTAAACTCCATTTAAATTCCGTCACCTTCCCCGGAACCAATGCCTCGGGCTTTTCGAAGTTCTTCAGATACCGTCCGCGAAAGATCTCATCCGCAATCATCAACTGATAGCCACCCATTCCCTCCGGCGCATCCTCAGGATAGACATCGATCAGCTTCACCACCCAATCTGCATCGCTTCCCGTAGTGGCGGCAAACAAATCCGCAGCCACATCCCCGGTCACCGTCACATCGTGATCTAAAACCGGCGTAGAAAAATTAGCCAAGTCCTTTCTGTCGCTCATAAAACGCTGATCTTCCACCAGCCACGTCCGCCACTTCGATCCATTCCCATAGGTCGCTTGAATAGGCCGGTGCCGGTAAGGAATAGGATTCGCCGGATCGGACACATAACTCGCAGCCATCCCGCCACCCACCGGCGCAGTAAAGCTGAGCCCACCGCCCTCCGTCAGATAGAGCTTCTCCACCGTGAACCCAACCTTCGGCGGCCACACGTCGTATCGCTCCCACTTGTTCACACCCGTCCGAAAACTATCCGTATCCCTC
It encodes:
- a CDS encoding acyltransferase family protein, producing the protein MTSETKTALVGCEEVTTTRVKPGRLLSIDLLRGLTIGFMILVNNNGSPAAYSQLEHSAWNGFTATDLVFPTFLFLVGVSTVFSTASRLARGDSKQSLFLHTLRRAVILFLLGLLVNSFPHFHWHTLRFYGVLPRIAICYFVVATLYLINPKWKNKLVLAVALLVGYWALMRFVPVPGYGTPGRDVPLLDPDRNLVAWLDRNIFAASHLYERTRDPEGLLSTLPALATTLIGLLTGIWLRTQRALGEKIRGIAVAGVSCLVLGWVWNFSFPINKKLWTSSFVLFAVGLSLLLLALSIWMFDGRSEGEAKAVKRSGWFTPLLVFGTNAITAYVFSELLAGGIGSILVRPGMNLQHWLANGILSAVPYPAFASLLYSLGFVAFCWLPTYLLFRRKIFIKI
- a CDS encoding alpha-N-acetylglucosaminidase yields the protein MCSVVLLLVSSDGVYAQTTAPAEEVLQRLMPQLAPQFQLALVSRADHKDYFRITGTTGHIRVEAGTTPTLLFGVNWYLKYVAHLQISTNGLQLGRAGLRLPAVATPIERPALYPWRYALNENVDGYSAPYWGLKRWQHEIDVLAMSGTNAVLIERGTDLVLYKTFRDAGYSDEAIRRWITQPAHQNWQLMGNMCCFDEPISMELLKKRAESAKALIASLRRLGITPVLPGYYGIVPADFAAANPGAHVITQGDWNGFTRPGWLDPRDPHFAKLAESFYRHQRELYGDTTIYDMEIFQEGGGAGDVPVAAGAKRVQEALERAHPNALWLMMAWQKTPSPELIAGVDVKHILVADIEQGRIPRDNRDAQFGGAAWLYGGLWEFGGRTTMGAPLYDYAVRFPLMAKRPGSRIAGTALFTEGLDTNPYAFDLYTEMVWHDEPVNLIAWTNDYALRRYGGEDVHARNAWQILLKTAYGYRADGNRKHGERDASQDSLFNAQPLLTAKRASSPGPDVLRYEAANLQPALTELLEVAPALRSSETYRYDVVDVGRQVMANESRRLLPLINAAYEAKDKAAFARLTAEWLHDMKLQDDLLRSDGNFLLGRWLSYVAPWSSSSEESERLNYDARSILTTWGNRSASEAGHLHEYGNKDWAGLTSDYYMPRWKIYFDSLAKSLSTGEPAAPIDWYAFGDRWNHGHTHYTATPEGDSYAAALEIARQLHLAPGESK
- a CDS encoding NUDIX hydrolase; its protein translation is MIRTISSREVYRNRWTRVREDVIERTNGQLGIYGVVDKDPAAIIIPLEATVEGEFVYLIEQFRYAVGARHIEFPQGGWEIAEVDAEELARGELREETGLMAARMTYLSTLQIAYGVMNQQQHVFLAEGLTMGEAEPDVEEHDLVVRRVSVDEFEQMLLDGVIVDNCSVAAWGLYKVWRERR